The following DNA comes from Coleofasciculaceae cyanobacterium.
GCTTTTACCCGACACAAGCGCAAGAAAATCTTTTGCGACGGACAATGGGTTGCGTGCGTTTGGTCTACAACAAAGCTCTTGCGCACTATACCGAGGGTTGGTATGAGCGACAAGAAAGGATTGATTACAAACAAACCTCTAGCTTGTTGACCAGTTGGAAAAAGGCGGAAGACTTGGATTTCCTCAATAAAGTTAGCTGTGAAACTAAAGGCATCTAACGCGATTGGATGCCTTTAGTTAATATTTTGAGACTAGGGGCATCTAGTCTTGGGGTAGAGAATGTAAGAGAAGTTTCACTTCCAATTCTTGTTTGATTCCACAATCACCTCGACTTCACTCAGGTGAGTATGTCAAATTTAACATTTATCAACGACGTAATCGAGCAGGATAGGTTGAATTCCTTGAGATAACCTAACTTGGTTAACTTGCGATTGGGCGCAGCCCACGGACGCGCCTCCAGGCGCTAATGCTAAAGCATACCGCTCCGCATATCCTTTAGGGCTCCGCGATCGCCAAATTCTTGATATGCAGAGAAAAAAAAAGGTCGCTCTTTCGCAACCCAGTAAAAAATATTAATTATTGTTCCTAAACAAGCTATTAAATTAAGTGATTACAGTAGGTTCATCACGTTGAGTGTATTCTTTGATTTGAGCAATTTCTTGAGCTAAATCGATTAAAGGTTTTAAAGCTGATTGAGTTTCCAGCTCATGTTTACTAGCATCGGGTTCATAATTTTCGACATACAATCTTAGAGTTGCTCCTTTTGTTCCTGTTCCAGAAAGACGAAAGACAATACGCGAACCATCAGTAAAACCAATCCGAATACCTTGATTTTTACTCACGCTGCCGTCAACAGGATCGGTGTAGCTAAAGTCATCGGCATATTTAACTTCATATTTGCCAAATTGCTTACCAGTCATTGTGTTCAGCATACCCCGCAGCCGTTCCATTAATTCTGTGGCGGGTTCTTTGTCCACTTCTTCGTAGTCATGACGGGAATAGTAATTGCGTCCATAGGTTTTCCAATGGTCTTTAACGATCGCCTCTACGGACTGTCCTTTTACAGCTAAAATATTCAACCAGAACAATACTGCCCATAGGCCATCTTTTTCACGAACATGATTTGAGCCAGTACCAAAGCTTTCTTCGCCACATAAAGTAGCTTTGTCTGCATCCAACAAGTTACCAAAGAACTTCCAGCCTGTAGGAGTTTCATAACAAGCAATATCTAATTTATCTGCTACTCGATCTACTGCTTCACTAGTTGGCATACTGCGAGCAACTCCCGATAAACCATCCTGATATCCTGGTGCTAAAGTAGCATTAGCAGTTAATACCGCCAGACTATCGCTAGGAGTTACAAAAAAGTTATTACCCAAAATCATATTGCGATCGCCATCACCATCTGAAGCTGCACCAAAATCTGGCGCATTTTTACCAAACATAATCTCTACTAAATCGTGAGCATATACCAAGTTAGGATCGGGATGTCCTCCACCAAAATCTGGCAATGGTTCACCATTAACTACTGCACCCGATGCACCTAAGCGTTTTTCAAATATATCTTTAGCATAAGGGCCTGTAACCGCGTGCATTGAATCAACACACAGTTTAAAATCATTTTTGATTAACTTACGGATACTGTCAAAATCAAACAGCGACTCCATCAGACGAGCGTAAGGTTCAACAGGGTCAATTACTTCGACGCTCATTTCTCCTAAGCGCGTCACCGTTAGTTTATCTAAGTTGATATCCCCAGCTTCGAGAATTTTATAGCTGTCGATAGTTTTAGAACGAGCAAAGATTGCCTCGGTTACTTTCTCTGGTGCAGGGCCTCCACTAGTAATATTGTACTTAATTCCAAAGTCTCCTTCTGGGCCACCTGGATTATGACTAGCCGAAAGAATAATACCGCCATAGGCTTTATATTGACGAATAATAGCCGAAGCAGCAGGAGTAGACATAATTCCGCCTTTACCTACCAAAATGCGCCCGATACCGTTGGCGGCAGCCATTTTCATAATGACTTGAATCGCTTCGCGGTTATAGTAGCGTCCATCACCTCCCAATACTATAGTTTGACCCGCACAGCCTTCTAGAGAATCAAAGATCGATTGAACAAAATTTTCTAAATAGTGGGGTTGTTGAAATGTGGTTACAGACTTACGTAATCCTGAAGTTCCTGGCTTTTGATCCGAAAAAGGCGTTGTGGAAACAGTACTTATGTTCATAAAAATGTCTAAAAAGTAGAGCTTTGATTACGGTGAATTTCAACTACATATTCCTACATTGCGCAGCCATTGTAAGGTCTGGCTTAGTTGATTGCTTTACCAACGGTCAGAGCAGGCTCCGTCGTTTTACGGCGGAGTAATCTCTGACTTTACCAGCAGCAAACGTTAGGAAAATATAAAGTTAATTTTACAGGTCGAAAGGATTGATCGGGTTATCAACTGCTACTAAAGTTTTTTTTGACTACTCACCGACTCGAAAGATCGGTATAGCTAAGCTATTAGCTATTAGCCTGCTTCGGAAAAGATCGCAATTTGGTTAGTTTAAAGCTATTAGCGCAAAGCAACGATGAGGC
Coding sequences within:
- a CDS encoding helix-turn-helix domain-containing protein, producing the protein FYPTQAQENLLRRTMGCVRLVYNKALAHYTEGWYERQERIDYKQTSSLLTSWKKAEDLDFLNKVSCETKGI
- a CDS encoding alpha-D-glucose phosphate-specific phosphoglucomutase, with protein sequence MNISTVSTTPFSDQKPGTSGLRKSVTTFQQPHYLENFVQSIFDSLEGCAGQTIVLGGDGRYYNREAIQVIMKMAAANGIGRILVGKGGIMSTPAASAIIRQYKAYGGIILSASHNPGGPEGDFGIKYNITSGGPAPEKVTEAIFARSKTIDSYKILEAGDINLDKLTVTRLGEMSVEVIDPVEPYARLMESLFDFDSIRKLIKNDFKLCVDSMHAVTGPYAKDIFEKRLGASGAVVNGEPLPDFGGGHPDPNLVYAHDLVEIMFGKNAPDFGAASDGDGDRNMILGNNFFVTPSDSLAVLTANATLAPGYQDGLSGVARSMPTSEAVDRVADKLDIACYETPTGWKFFGNLLDADKATLCGEESFGTGSNHVREKDGLWAVLFWLNILAVKGQSVEAIVKDHWKTYGRNYYSRHDYEEVDKEPATELMERLRGMLNTMTGKQFGKYEVKYADDFSYTDPVDGSVSKNQGIRIGFTDGSRIVFRLSGTGTKGATLRLYVENYEPDASKHELETQSALKPLIDLAQEIAQIKEYTQRDEPTVIT